The following proteins are co-located in the Micromonospora coriariae genome:
- a CDS encoding ABC transporter permease, giving the protein MFRYILRRLLQMVLAFFGTTLIVYALMFAGQGDPIQALAGERPVTEAQRAYLTEKYHLDATGVGGFFYRYFDYVKSLLQGDLGQSLTGRQIGDILQAAWPVTVKLALIALAVAIIFGVTAGVVAGIRRASIFDNSTLVLTLLVLGIPTIVLAPLAQYFLGVKWQLFPPTAGSEPTFYALLLPGIVLGSLSLATALRLTRTSVAENLRADYVRTARSKGLVKRRIVTVHVLRNSLIPVVTFLGVELGNLMSGAIITEGVFNIPGVGFNLFRGIRTEDGPLVVGIVSVLVVVYLVSNLVVDVLYAVLDPRIRYE; this is encoded by the coding sequence ATGTTCCGCTACATCTTGCGGCGCCTACTGCAGATGGTCCTGGCGTTCTTCGGGACCACCCTGATCGTCTACGCGCTGATGTTCGCCGGCCAGGGCGACCCCATCCAGGCCCTCGCCGGTGAGCGGCCGGTGACCGAAGCCCAGCGGGCCTACCTGACCGAGAAGTACCACCTGGACGCCACAGGCGTCGGCGGCTTCTTCTACCGCTACTTCGACTACGTCAAGAGCCTGCTCCAGGGCGACCTCGGCCAGTCGCTGACCGGCCGCCAGATCGGCGACATCCTGCAGGCGGCCTGGCCGGTCACAGTGAAGCTCGCGCTCATCGCGCTCGCCGTGGCGATCATCTTCGGGGTCACCGCGGGCGTGGTCGCCGGCATCCGCCGGGCCAGCATCTTCGACAACTCGACGCTGGTGCTGACCCTGCTGGTGCTGGGTATCCCGACCATCGTGCTGGCGCCGCTCGCGCAGTACTTCCTGGGCGTCAAGTGGCAGCTCTTCCCGCCCACCGCCGGTTCCGAGCCGACGTTCTACGCGCTGCTGCTGCCGGGCATCGTGCTCGGTTCACTGTCGCTGGCCACCGCCCTGCGGCTGACCCGCACCTCGGTGGCGGAGAACCTGCGCGCCGACTACGTACGGACCGCCCGGTCCAAGGGCCTGGTCAAGCGCCGCATCGTCACCGTGCACGTGCTGCGGAACTCGCTCATCCCCGTGGTCACCTTCCTCGGTGTGGAGCTGGGCAACCTGATGAGTGGCGCGATCATCACCGAGGGCGTCTTCAACATTCCCGGCGTGGGCTTCAACCTCTTCCGCGGCATCCGCACCGAGGACGGCCCCCTGGTGGTGGGCATCGTCAGCGTGCTCGTCGTGGTCTACCTGGTCTCGAACCTGGTGGTGGACGTCCTGTACGCCGTACTCGACCCGAGGATCCGCTATGAGTGA
- the galT gene encoding galactose-1-phosphate uridylyltransferase: protein MKRTAIDLADGRELIYFDERDDAVRDQPDRRDLPPPPPASQLRYDPLTDEWVAVAVHRQTRTFLPPANECPLDPSVGDRLTEIPAPDYDVVVFENRFPSLSGRVADEPGEITPFTPVRPGLGRCEVVCFTSDHNASFASLPPSRVRTVLDALADRTEVLGELPGVEQVFCFENRGVEIGVTLHHPHGQIYAYPFVTPRTRALLAAARRHAERTGGGNLYADVLAAERAAGDRVVVENEHWTAFVPAAARWPFEVHVAPRRVVPDIPALSDSERDAFGPLYLDLLRRFDGLFDMPMPYIAAWHQAPVRIDRELGHLHLQLFSIRRAKDKLKYLAGSESGMGVFINDISPERAADLLRAA from the coding sequence GTGAAGCGCACCGCGATCGACCTGGCCGACGGCCGGGAGCTGATCTACTTCGACGAGCGCGACGACGCCGTCCGCGACCAGCCGGACCGCCGGGACCTCCCGCCGCCACCCCCCGCGTCCCAACTGCGCTACGACCCGCTGACCGACGAGTGGGTGGCGGTCGCCGTGCACCGGCAGACCCGCACCTTCCTCCCGCCGGCGAACGAGTGCCCGCTCGACCCGTCGGTCGGCGACCGCCTGACCGAGATCCCGGCCCCCGACTACGACGTGGTGGTCTTCGAGAACCGCTTCCCGTCGCTGAGCGGCCGGGTGGCCGACGAACCCGGGGAGATCACCCCGTTCACGCCGGTCCGGCCGGGCCTCGGCCGGTGCGAGGTCGTCTGCTTCACCTCGGACCACAACGCCTCCTTCGCGAGCCTCCCCCCGAGCCGGGTCCGCACCGTGCTGGACGCGCTCGCCGACCGGACCGAGGTGCTCGGCGAGCTGCCCGGCGTGGAGCAGGTGTTCTGCTTCGAGAACCGGGGCGTCGAGATCGGTGTCACGCTGCACCACCCGCACGGGCAGATCTACGCGTACCCCTTCGTGACGCCGCGCACCCGGGCGCTGCTGGCCGCGGCACGCCGGCACGCCGAGCGGACCGGCGGAGGCAACCTCTACGCGGACGTGCTGGCCGCCGAACGCGCAGCCGGCGACCGGGTGGTCGTCGAGAACGAGCACTGGACGGCGTTCGTGCCGGCGGCGGCCCGCTGGCCGTTCGAGGTGCACGTCGCGCCGCGCCGCGTCGTGCCGGACATCCCGGCGCTCAGCGACAGCGAGCGGGACGCCTTCGGGCCGCTCTACCTGGACCTGCTGCGCCGCTTCGACGGGCTGTTCGACATGCCGATGCCGTACATCGCGGCGTGGCACCAGGCGCCGGTACGGATCGACCGCGAGCTGGGCCACCTGCACCTTCAGCTGTTCAGCATCCGGCGCGCCAAGGACAAGTTGAAGTACCTGGCCGGCTCCGAGTCCGGGATGGGCGTCTTCATCAACGACATCTCCCCCGAACGCGCCGCCGACCTCCTGCGCGCCGCCTGA
- a CDS encoding ABC transporter ATP-binding protein, translating into MTHSTVQPTPASATPEGGHLLELRDLHVEFRTNEGVARVINGVSYHLDAGETLAVLGESGSGKSVTAQAIMGILDTPPAFVRSGQILYQGQDLLTRSEEQRRQVRGKEIAMIFQDALSALNPVFPVGWQIGETLRQRAGMSRGDARRRAIELMDLVKIPGAAKRIGDYPHQFSGGMRQRVMIAMALALDPKVLIADEPTTALDVTVQAQIMDLLADLRRELNMAMILITHDLGVVAGVADRIAVMYAGRIVEHADVRSLYKAPAHPYTKGLLESIPRMDVRGQELSTIKGLPPNLMRIPSGCPFHPRCPYVQQVCVDVVPHDLVLGDGRTSECHFAQEVRDDSAR; encoded by the coding sequence ATGACCCACTCCACCGTCCAACCCACGCCCGCCTCCGCCACACCGGAGGGCGGCCACCTGCTCGAGCTCCGGGACCTGCACGTCGAGTTCCGGACCAACGAGGGTGTGGCCCGGGTGATCAACGGCGTGTCGTACCACCTGGACGCCGGGGAGACTCTCGCCGTGCTCGGCGAATCCGGCTCCGGCAAATCGGTCACCGCCCAGGCGATCATGGGCATCCTGGACACCCCGCCCGCGTTCGTCCGCTCCGGCCAGATCCTCTACCAGGGTCAGGACCTGCTCACCCGCTCCGAGGAGCAGCGCCGGCAGGTCCGCGGCAAGGAGATCGCGATGATCTTCCAGGACGCGCTCTCCGCGTTGAACCCGGTGTTTCCGGTCGGTTGGCAGATCGGCGAGACGCTGCGCCAGCGCGCCGGCATGTCACGGGGTGACGCCCGCCGCCGGGCCATCGAACTGATGGACCTGGTCAAGATCCCGGGTGCCGCGAAGCGGATCGGCGACTACCCGCACCAGTTCTCCGGCGGCATGCGGCAGCGCGTCATGATCGCCATGGCGTTGGCGCTGGACCCGAAGGTGCTGATCGCCGACGAGCCCACCACGGCGCTCGACGTGACCGTGCAGGCCCAGATCATGGACCTGCTGGCCGACCTGCGCCGGGAACTCAACATGGCGATGATCCTGATCACCCACGATTTGGGCGTGGTCGCCGGTGTCGCGGACCGGATCGCTGTCATGTACGCCGGCCGGATCGTCGAGCATGCCGACGTCCGCTCGCTCTACAAGGCGCCGGCCCACCCGTACACCAAGGGGTTGCTGGAGTCGATCCCGCGGATGGACGTCCGCGGCCAGGAGCTGTCGACGATCAAGGGGCTCCCGCCGAACCTGATGCGGATTCCCTCCGGTTGCCCGTTCCACCCCCGGTGCCCGTACGTCCAGCAGGTCTGCGTGGACGTGGTGCCGCACGACCTGGTCCTCGGCGACGGCCGGACCAGCGAATGCCACTTCGCGCAGGAGGTCCGTGATGACAGCGCCCGCTAG
- a CDS encoding malate dehydrogenase: MGKKVTVVGAGFYGSTTAQRLAEYDVFDTVVITDIVEGKPAGLALDLNQSRAIEGFETKVVGVTTGPNGEGYEAIEGSDVVVITAGLPRKPGMSRMDLLETNAKIVRQVAENVAKYAPNAVVIVVSNPLDEMTALAQLATQFPKNRVLGQAGMLDSARFTNFVAEALNVPVASVKTLTLGSHGDTMVPVPSKSTVNGKPLREAMPAEQIEELVVKTRNGGAEVVALLKTGSAYYAPSAAAARMAKAVAEDSGEVMPVCAWVDGEYGISGVYLGVEAEIGAEGVKRVVETDLDADERASLLAAADAVRAKQGDVANM; encoded by the coding sequence ATGGGTAAGAAGGTCACTGTCGTCGGGGCTGGCTTCTACGGCTCCACCACCGCACAGCGCCTGGCCGAGTACGACGTCTTCGACACCGTCGTGATCACCGACATCGTTGAGGGCAAGCCCGCGGGTCTCGCACTCGACCTCAACCAGTCGCGGGCCATCGAGGGCTTCGAGACCAAGGTGGTCGGCGTGACCACCGGCCCGAACGGTGAGGGCTACGAAGCCATCGAGGGCTCCGACGTCGTGGTGATCACCGCTGGCCTGCCGCGCAAGCCGGGCATGAGCCGGATGGACCTGCTGGAGACCAACGCCAAGATCGTGCGGCAGGTCGCCGAGAACGTCGCCAAGTACGCCCCGAACGCCGTCGTCATCGTGGTCTCCAACCCGCTGGACGAGATGACCGCGCTGGCGCAGCTCGCCACCCAGTTCCCGAAGAACCGGGTGCTCGGCCAGGCCGGCATGCTGGACAGCGCCCGGTTCACCAACTTCGTCGCCGAGGCGCTGAACGTGCCGGTCGCATCGGTGAAGACGCTCACCCTGGGCTCGCACGGCGACACCATGGTCCCGGTGCCCTCGAAGAGCACGGTCAACGGCAAGCCGCTGCGCGAGGCGATGCCGGCGGAGCAGATCGAGGAGCTGGTCGTCAAGACCCGCAACGGTGGCGCCGAGGTGGTCGCGCTGCTCAAGACCGGTTCGGCGTACTACGCCCCGTCCGCCGCCGCGGCCCGGATGGCCAAGGCCGTCGCCGAGGACTCCGGCGAGGTCATGCCGGTCTGCGCGTGGGTCGACGGCGAGTACGGCATTTCCGGCGTCTACCTGGGCGTCGAGGCCGAGATCGGTGCCGAGGGCGTCAAGCGGGTCGTCGAGACCGACCTGGACGCCGACGAGCGGGCCAGCCTCCTGGCGGCCGCCGACGCCGTCCGCGCCAAGCAGGGCGACGTCGCGAACATGTGA
- a CDS encoding NADP-dependent isocitrate dehydrogenase: MAKIKVNNPVVELDGDEMTRIIWKQIREQLILPYLDVDLHYYDLSIQHRDETDDQVTIDAANAIKEHGVGVKCATITPDEARVEEFGLKKMWRSPNGTIRNILGGVVFREPIIMSNVPRLVPGWTKPIIIGRHAHGDQYKATDFVVPGPGTVTITYTPADGGAPMEMEVANFPGGGIAMGMYNYDESIRDFARASFRYGLDRNYPVYLSTKNTILKAYDGRFKDIFAEVFENEFKDEFAAAGITYEHRLIDDMVAAALKWEGGYVWACKNYDGDVQSDTVAQGFGSLGLMTSVLLSPDGRTVEAEAAHGTVTRHYRQYQKGEKTSTNPIASIYAWTRGLAHRGKLDGTPAVTEFANTLEQVIVDTVEGGQMTKDLALLISRDAPWLTTDEFMNALDENLARKIGA, encoded by the coding sequence ATGGCGAAGATCAAGGTAAACAACCCGGTCGTGGAACTCGACGGCGACGAGATGACCCGGATCATCTGGAAGCAGATCCGGGAGCAGCTGATCCTGCCCTACCTCGACGTCGACCTGCACTACTACGACCTGTCGATCCAGCACCGCGACGAGACCGACGACCAGGTCACCATCGACGCCGCCAACGCCATCAAGGAGCACGGCGTCGGCGTCAAGTGCGCGACCATCACCCCGGACGAGGCCCGGGTCGAGGAGTTCGGCCTGAAGAAGATGTGGCGGTCGCCGAACGGCACGATCCGCAACATCCTCGGCGGCGTCGTCTTCCGTGAGCCGATCATCATGTCCAACGTGCCGCGGCTGGTCCCCGGCTGGACGAAGCCGATCATCATCGGCCGGCACGCCCACGGTGACCAGTACAAGGCCACCGACTTCGTCGTCCCCGGCCCGGGCACCGTGACCATCACCTACACCCCGGCCGACGGCGGCGCGCCGATGGAGATGGAGGTCGCCAACTTCCCCGGCGGCGGCATCGCCATGGGCATGTACAACTACGACGAGTCGATCCGGGACTTCGCCCGGGCGTCGTTCCGGTACGGCCTGGACCGCAACTACCCGGTCTACCTGTCCACCAAGAACACCATCCTCAAGGCGTACGACGGCCGGTTCAAGGACATCTTCGCCGAGGTGTTCGAGAACGAGTTCAAGGACGAGTTCGCCGCCGCTGGCATCACCTACGAGCACCGGCTCATCGACGACATGGTCGCCGCCGCGCTCAAGTGGGAGGGCGGCTACGTCTGGGCCTGCAAGAACTACGACGGTGACGTGCAGTCCGACACCGTCGCGCAGGGCTTCGGCTCGCTGGGTCTGATGACCTCGGTCCTGCTCTCCCCGGACGGTCGTACCGTCGAGGCCGAGGCCGCGCACGGCACTGTCACCCGGCACTACCGGCAGTACCAGAAGGGCGAGAAGACCTCGACCAACCCGATCGCGTCGATCTACGCCTGGACCCGGGGCCTCGCCCACCGGGGCAAGCTGGACGGCACGCCGGCGGTGACCGAGTTCGCCAACACCCTGGAGCAGGTCATCGTCGACACCGTCGAGGGCGGCCAGATGACCAAGGACCTCGCGCTGCTCATCTCGCGCGACGCCCCGTGGCTGACCACCGACGAGTTCATGAACGCGCTCGACGAGAACCTGGCGCGCAAGATCGGCGCCTGA
- a CDS encoding peptide ABC transporter substrate-binding protein produces MRVRRLAAWTALPLAVTLGLAACGSGGDGGSSSGSSTVSIQIAEPKHLVPTNTTETSGAQVLTGLFSPLVDYDAQNKPYEVAAQSVTSSDNKVWTIKLKDGFTFHNGEKVTSEDYINAWNYGAYAPNGQDSNYFFEKIAGYPDLQGKAPKAKEMSGLKKVDDLTFQVTLAEPYIDFRTMLGYTAFYPMPEAAFSAPGVLKDSYEQAPIGQGPFKMKGTWQHDSKIDVERYDAYPGEKPKVKDIQFRIYQQLTAAYADVLADNLDVLPTIPTESLSTAPTDLGDRYKTSPMSSFQFLAFPTFDKDYSNPDVRKAISMAIDRDEITKSVFKGSQQSARSFVSPVLPGYRENSAGAAGEFNPTEAKKLYQAAGGPSKIVISYNGDGGHKDWVDATVNQLKANLGVDAVGSAEPKFADLLTKVEKKTPVGAFRMGWVMDYPTMEDYLGPLYSTNGSSNYYGYSNPEFDKLVKEGSAAKTQDEAIAKYQQAEDILAKDMPVIPLRFGENVFGHSSKVKNVEMDLFQRVNLVKIEAAS; encoded by the coding sequence ATGCGAGTTCGTAGGCTCGCCGCCTGGACCGCCCTCCCGCTCGCGGTGACGCTGGGCCTCGCGGCCTGCGGCAGCGGCGGAGACGGTGGGTCCAGCAGCGGCAGTTCGACTGTCAGCATCCAGATCGCGGAACCGAAGCACCTGGTTCCGACCAACACCACCGAGACGTCCGGTGCGCAGGTGCTCACCGGCCTGTTCTCCCCGCTCGTCGACTACGACGCCCAGAACAAGCCGTACGAGGTCGCGGCCCAGTCCGTGACGTCGTCGGACAACAAGGTCTGGACGATCAAGCTCAAGGACGGCTTCACCTTCCACAACGGTGAGAAGGTCACGTCCGAGGACTACATCAACGCCTGGAACTACGGCGCGTACGCCCCCAACGGGCAGGACAGCAACTACTTCTTCGAGAAGATCGCTGGCTACCCGGACCTGCAGGGCAAGGCGCCGAAGGCCAAGGAGATGTCCGGCCTGAAGAAGGTCGACGACCTCACCTTCCAGGTGACGCTCGCCGAGCCGTACATCGACTTCCGGACGATGCTCGGCTACACCGCGTTCTACCCGATGCCGGAGGCTGCGTTCTCCGCCCCGGGCGTGCTCAAGGACTCCTACGAGCAGGCGCCGATCGGGCAGGGCCCCTTCAAGATGAAGGGCACCTGGCAGCACGACAGCAAGATCGATGTCGAGCGGTACGACGCCTACCCGGGCGAGAAGCCCAAGGTGAAGGACATCCAGTTCCGGATCTACCAGCAGCTCACCGCGGCCTACGCGGACGTCCTGGCGGACAACCTGGACGTGCTGCCCACGATCCCGACCGAGAGCCTGAGCACCGCTCCGACCGACCTCGGTGACCGGTACAAGACCAGCCCGATGTCGTCGTTCCAGTTCCTCGCGTTCCCGACGTTCGACAAGGACTACAGCAACCCGGACGTGCGCAAGGCCATCTCGATGGCGATCGACCGGGACGAGATCACCAAGTCGGTCTTCAAGGGTTCGCAGCAGTCGGCCCGCTCGTTCGTCTCGCCGGTGCTGCCGGGCTACCGGGAGAACAGCGCTGGCGCGGCCGGGGAGTTCAACCCGACCGAGGCCAAGAAGCTCTACCAGGCCGCGGGTGGTCCGTCGAAGATCGTCATCTCGTACAACGGCGATGGCGGCCACAAGGACTGGGTCGACGCCACGGTCAACCAGCTCAAGGCCAACCTGGGTGTCGACGCTGTCGGCTCGGCCGAGCCGAAGTTCGCCGACCTGCTGACCAAGGTCGAGAAGAAGACGCCGGTGGGTGCCTTCCGGATGGGTTGGGTCATGGACTACCCGACCATGGAGGACTACCTCGGCCCGCTGTACAGCACCAACGGCTCGTCGAACTACTACGGCTACAGCAACCCGGAGTTCGACAAGCTCGTCAAGGAGGGTTCCGCCGCCAAGACGCAGGACGAGGCGATCGCCAAGTACCAGCAGGCGGAGGACATCCTGGCCAAGGACATGCCGGTGATCCCGCTCCGCTTCGGCGAGAACGTGTTCGGCCACTCGTCCAAGGTCAAGAACGTCGAGATGGACCTGTTCCAGCGGGTCAACCTCGTCAAGATCGAAGCGGCCAGCTGA
- a CDS encoding ABC transporter ATP-binding protein produces MTAPASSTKVRGETILSVDNLVKHFPISQGVLFQRQIGAVKAVDGVSFELRRGETLGVVGESGCGKSTLARLLMRLETPTSGRATLEGKDLFKASGAELRRVRRNMQMVMQDPYTSLNPRMTVGDIIGEPFEIHRDAAPKGSRDRRVQELLDVVGLNPEHINRYPHQFSGGQRQRIGIARALALRPEVIVCDEPVSALDVSIQAQVINLLEQLQDEFGLSYIFIAHDLSVVRHIADRVAVMYLGRIVEIGTEDEIYERATHPYTQALLSAVPVPDPEARDQRNMIRLVGDVPSPADPPSGCHFRTRCWKAQDICAVEDPQTVPRAADPHPSACHFAELRPPTPTL; encoded by the coding sequence ATGACAGCGCCCGCTAGCTCCACCAAGGTCCGGGGCGAGACCATCCTCTCCGTCGACAACCTGGTCAAGCACTTCCCGATCAGTCAGGGCGTGTTGTTCCAGCGGCAGATCGGCGCGGTCAAGGCCGTCGACGGAGTGAGCTTCGAGCTGCGCCGCGGTGAGACGCTGGGCGTGGTCGGCGAGTCGGGCTGCGGGAAGTCCACCCTCGCCCGGCTGCTGATGCGGCTGGAGACGCCCACCTCCGGGCGCGCCACCCTGGAGGGCAAGGACCTGTTCAAGGCCTCCGGAGCCGAGCTGCGCCGGGTGCGCCGCAACATGCAGATGGTCATGCAGGACCCGTACACCTCGCTCAACCCGCGGATGACCGTCGGCGACATCATCGGTGAGCCGTTCGAGATCCACCGCGACGCCGCGCCGAAGGGCAGCCGGGATCGACGGGTCCAGGAGCTGCTCGATGTGGTCGGGCTCAACCCGGAGCACATCAACCGGTACCCGCACCAGTTCTCCGGCGGTCAGCGTCAGCGCATCGGCATCGCCCGGGCGCTCGCGCTGCGGCCCGAGGTGATCGTCTGCGACGAGCCGGTGTCGGCGCTGGACGTCTCCATCCAGGCCCAGGTGATCAACCTGCTGGAGCAGCTCCAGGACGAGTTCGGGCTCTCGTACATCTTCATCGCCCACGACCTGTCGGTGGTGCGGCACATCGCCGACCGGGTCGCGGTGATGTACCTCGGCCGGATCGTCGAGATCGGCACCGAGGACGAGATCTACGAGCGGGCCACCCACCCGTACACCCAGGCGCTGCTCTCGGCGGTGCCGGTCCCGGACCCGGAGGCACGCGACCAGCGCAACATGATCCGGCTGGTCGGCGACGTGCCCAGCCCGGCCGACCCGCCGAGCGGCTGCCACTTCCGGACGCGCTGCTGGAAGGCCCAGGACATCTGCGCCGTCGAGGATCCGCAGACCGTGCCCCGTGCCGCGGACCCACACCCGTCGGCCTGCCACTTCGCCGAACTCCGCCCGCCAACCCCAACCCTCTAA
- a CDS encoding bifunctional methylenetetrahydrofolate dehydrogenase/methenyltetrahydrofolate cyclohydrolase — MTATLLDGKATAAEIKDELRIRVKALAERGITPGLGTVLVGADPGSQAYVNGKHRDCAEVGIASIRRELPADATQQQVDDVLAELNADPACHGYIVQLPLPAHLDTQRVLELIDPAKDADGLHPVNLGRLVLGYDGPLPCTPRGIVELLRRHDVALRGATVAVVGRGNTVGRPLGLLLTRRSENATVTLCHTGTLDLASHTRAADIVIVAAGVPGLLTADMINPGAVVVDVGITRVIGPDGKGRYTGDVDPGVAETAGALVPMPGGVGPMTRAMLLSNVVERAERG; from the coding sequence GTGACGGCGACGCTTCTGGACGGCAAGGCGACCGCGGCGGAGATCAAGGACGAGCTGCGGATACGGGTGAAGGCGCTCGCGGAGCGCGGCATCACTCCCGGGCTGGGCACGGTGCTCGTCGGGGCGGACCCGGGCAGCCAGGCGTACGTCAACGGCAAGCACCGGGACTGCGCCGAGGTGGGCATCGCCTCGATCCGCCGGGAGCTGCCGGCCGACGCCACCCAGCAGCAGGTCGACGACGTGCTGGCCGAGCTGAACGCCGACCCGGCGTGCCACGGCTACATCGTCCAGCTGCCGCTGCCGGCCCACCTGGACACCCAACGGGTGCTGGAACTGATCGACCCGGCCAAGGACGCCGACGGCCTGCACCCGGTCAACCTGGGCCGGCTCGTCCTCGGGTACGACGGCCCGCTGCCCTGCACGCCGCGCGGAATCGTGGAACTGCTCCGCCGGCACGACGTGGCGCTGCGCGGCGCCACCGTCGCGGTGGTCGGCCGGGGCAACACCGTCGGCCGCCCGCTCGGCCTGCTGCTCACCCGGCGCAGTGAGAACGCCACGGTCACCCTGTGCCACACCGGCACGCTCGACCTCGCGTCGCACACCCGGGCCGCCGACATCGTCATCGTCGCGGCCGGCGTACCGGGTCTGCTCACCGCCGACATGATCAACCCTGGCGCGGTGGTGGTGGACGTCGGCATCACCCGGGTGATCGGCCCGGACGGCAAGGGCCGCTACACCGGCGACGTGGACCCGGGCGTCGCCGAGACGGCCGGCGCGCTCGTCCCGATGCCCGGCGGCGTCGGCCCGATGACCCGGGCCATGCTGCTCAGCAACGTCGTCGAGCGCGCCGAGCGCGGCTGA
- a CDS encoding MBL fold metallo-hydrolase: protein MPLSRTLGSITVTALTDSEGAFFQPRTEAFPHATAAHWREADRRDPTSVTADGQWWLPFRSFAIRAGDGPVTLIDAGIGPADAPAASWAPVPGRLPAELAAAGIDPADVDTVVLTHLHSDHIGWAVTGNPGRPYFPNASYLLQRAELDAAEKINPGLPAGLVAPLRAAGQLRVVDGETALTPAVRLLATPGHTPGHQSVLLTSADQRMLLTGDLLVHAVQLVDPDLSYAHEEDPDEARRSRTTLLKALSPTLLATPHLGTPFTPA, encoded by the coding sequence ATGCCACTGAGCCGCACCCTCGGGTCTATCACGGTCACCGCGCTCACCGACTCCGAGGGTGCCTTCTTCCAGCCCCGGACGGAGGCGTTTCCGCACGCCACGGCGGCGCACTGGCGGGAGGCCGACCGGCGCGACCCGACCTCCGTGACCGCCGACGGGCAGTGGTGGCTACCGTTCCGCAGCTTCGCCATCCGGGCCGGCGACGGGCCGGTGACCCTCATCGACGCCGGGATCGGCCCGGCCGACGCGCCCGCCGCGAGCTGGGCGCCCGTGCCCGGTCGGCTGCCCGCCGAACTGGCCGCCGCCGGCATCGACCCGGCCGACGTCGACACCGTCGTGCTGACCCACCTGCACAGCGACCACATCGGCTGGGCGGTGACCGGCAATCCTGGGCGGCCGTACTTCCCGAACGCGAGCTACCTGCTGCAACGCGCCGAGCTGGACGCCGCGGAAAAGATCAATCCCGGGCTGCCGGCCGGCCTGGTCGCGCCGTTGCGCGCCGCCGGCCAGCTCCGGGTCGTGGACGGCGAGACGGCCCTCACCCCTGCGGTACGCCTACTGGCCACCCCGGGGCACACCCCCGGCCACCAGTCGGTGCTCCTGACGTCGGCCGACCAGCGGATGCTGCTCACCGGCGACCTGCTGGTGCACGCCGTGCAACTGGTCGACCCCGACCTGTCGTACGCCCACGAGGAGGACCCCGACGAGGCCCGCCGATCCCGCACCACCCTCCTCAAGGCCCTCTCCCCCACCCTCCTGGCCACCCCCCACCTCGGCACCCCCTTCACCCCCGCCTAA
- a CDS encoding ABC transporter permease: MSDFETVAATENQAARRGPSGEPGTPNQIGAPNKARSLAGDAWRDLRRNPIFWISLALVVVFALMALVPGVFTANSPNDCLLSRQHAGPSGGAIFGYDFQGCDTYARAVYGTRASLLVGALSALGTGVIALVVGMLAGYFGRWVDAVLSRVIDVVLGIPLLLAAIVLLKRVSSDSVNARIAAVIFVLAILGWTTAARVVRSSVITAKEQDYVAAARMLGAGHGRIMWRHILPNSLAPAIVVLTIALGSFIAAEATLSFLGIGLKAPTISWGQDIDTGRIHMREAATPLLVPSAFLALTVLAFIMLGDAIRDAFDPKLR; encoded by the coding sequence ATGAGTGACTTTGAAACTGTGGCGGCCACCGAGAACCAGGCCGCGCGCCGTGGCCCCTCGGGCGAGCCGGGCACGCCGAACCAGATCGGTGCGCCGAACAAGGCCCGCAGCCTGGCCGGGGACGCCTGGCGCGACCTGCGCCGCAACCCGATCTTCTGGATCTCGCTGGCGCTGGTCGTCGTCTTCGCCCTGATGGCCCTGGTTCCCGGGGTCTTCACGGCAAACAGCCCGAACGACTGCCTGCTCTCCCGGCAGCACGCCGGACCGTCCGGAGGCGCCATCTTCGGGTACGACTTCCAGGGCTGCGACACGTACGCCCGGGCGGTCTACGGCACGCGGGCCTCGCTGCTGGTCGGCGCGCTCTCCGCGCTCGGCACCGGGGTCATCGCGCTCGTGGTCGGCATGCTGGCCGGGTACTTCGGCCGTTGGGTCGACGCGGTGCTCTCCCGGGTGATCGACGTGGTGCTCGGCATCCCGCTGCTGCTGGCCGCGATCGTGCTGCTCAAGCGAGTGTCCAGCGACAGCGTGAACGCCCGGATCGCCGCGGTGATCTTCGTGCTGGCGATCCTGGGCTGGACCACGGCCGCCCGGGTCGTGCGCTCCTCGGTGATCACCGCCAAGGAGCAGGACTACGTGGCGGCGGCCCGGATGCTCGGTGCCGGCCACGGCCGGATCATGTGGCGGCACATCCTGCCGAACTCGCTGGCCCCGGCCATCGTCGTGCTGACCATCGCGCTCGGCTCATTCATCGCCGCCGAGGCGACGCTCTCGTTCCTGGGCATCGGCCTGAAGGCGCCGACCATCTCGTGGGGCCAGGACATCGACACCGGCCGCATCCACATGCGGGAGGCGGCCACACCGCTGCTCGTCCCGTCGGCCTTCCTCGCGCTGACCGTGCTGGCGTTCATCATGCTCGGCGACGCGATCCGTGACGCCTTCGACCCGAAGCTGCGGTGA